A genomic stretch from Armatimonadia bacterium includes:
- a CDS encoding DegT/DnrJ/EryC1/StrS family aminotransferase — MSKLAVHGGPKAIDRPLGLPWPQYGDEEREALMSVLDSGKWWRGAYTDAAAAQSWVSRFEAAFSAYQGAKYAVACTNGTQAIELALKAVGIKPGDEVIVPASTFVATATAVVLVNAIPIVVDIEPATYQMDPAAVEAAIGPRTAGILPVHYGGYPCDMDRLTDIARRHGLFIIEDCAHAHGTQWRGKGAGTFGAFGTFSFQMGKNLTCGEGGMVLTDDEELAAKAFTFHHIGRIAGRPFYEHHIVASNLRMTEWQGAIGYCQAQRIPEQNERRNANFRYLEDGLREIPGVEPIEWDPQIVTRRGCYFYHFKFNSAEFEGLPRSKFVEAMAAEGLSIGSGHLHPIQKNPLFTNREFGPVCWPAGIEPPDYAKVETPVADRVLAEEGCSLGHSLFLGETSDMDLILNAVRKVRENVAELL; from the coding sequence ATGTCAAAGCTTGCGGTTCACGGCGGACCCAAAGCGATCGACCGGCCGCTGGGGCTGCCCTGGCCCCAGTACGGAGACGAAGAGCGCGAGGCCCTGATGAGCGTCCTGGACTCCGGCAAGTGGTGGCGCGGCGCCTACACCGATGCCGCTGCTGCTCAGTCCTGGGTGTCGCGGTTTGAGGCTGCCTTCTCGGCCTACCAGGGCGCCAAGTACGCTGTTGCATGCACCAATGGCACACAGGCGATCGAGCTGGCCCTCAAGGCCGTCGGCATCAAACCCGGTGACGAGGTCATCGTGCCGGCGTCCACCTTCGTGGCCACCGCCACAGCCGTGGTGCTGGTCAACGCCATCCCAATCGTCGTCGACATCGAGCCCGCGACCTACCAGATGGACCCGGCCGCAGTCGAGGCAGCCATCGGCCCGCGAACCGCGGGGATACTGCCCGTTCACTACGGTGGCTACCCCTGCGATATGGACCGCCTGACCGACATCGCCCGCAGGCACGGCCTGTTCATCATCGAAGACTGTGCCCATGCCCACGGAACGCAGTGGCGTGGCAAGGGCGCCGGAACCTTCGGGGCCTTCGGCACCTTCAGCTTCCAGATGGGCAAGAACCTCACCTGTGGCGAAGGCGGCATGGTCCTCACCGATGACGAGGAGCTGGCAGCCAAGGCCTTCACCTTCCACCACATCGGCCGCATCGCCGGCCGCCCCTTCTACGAGCACCACATCGTCGCCAGCAACCTGCGGATGACCGAGTGGCAGGGCGCCATCGGCTACTGCCAGGCCCAGCGGATTCCGGAGCAGAACGAGCGCCGAAACGCCAACTTCCGCTATCTCGAGGACGGCCTGCGCGAGATCCCCGGCGTCGAGCCCATCGAGTGGGATCCGCAGATCGTGACCCGGCGCGGGTGCTACTTCTACCACTTCAAGTTCAACAGCGCCGAGTTCGAGGGGCTGCCTCGGAGCAAGTTCGTCGAGGCCATGGCTGCCGAGGGCCTGAGTATCGGGAGCGGGCACTTACACCCGATCCAGAAGAACCCGCTGTTCACCAACCGCGAGTTCGGCCCGGTCTGCTGGCCGGCCGGCATCGAGCCGCCGGACTACGCCAAGGTCGAGACGCCGGTAGCCGACCGCGTCCTGGCGGAGGAAGGCTGCTCTCTGGGCCACTCGCTCTTCCTCGGCGAGACCTCAGACATGGACCTGATCCTGAACGCGGTGCGGAAGGTCCGCGAGAACGTTGCCGAGCTGCTCTGA